The Aquicella siphonis DNA segment ACAGTGGTTCCTTACCGGGATAATTTTTTCGCCGCGCTCAATTCCGCGGTGTTTAGCGACGGTTCCTTTGTATTTGTTCCCAAGGGCGTGCGCTGCCCCATGGAGTTGTCCACTTATTTCCGCATCAACACCGCGAAAAGCGGCCAGTTTGAACGTACGCTGATTATCGCGGAAGAAGGCAGTTATGTCAGTTATCTGGAAGGTTGTACCGCGCCTATGCGCGATGAAAATCAGTTGCATGCTGCCGTGGTGGAATTAATCGCGCTGGATAACGCGCAAATTAAATATTCCACGGTGCAGAACTGGTATCCCGGCGATGAAGAAGGTCGCGGCGGCATTTTTAATTTTGTCACCAAACGCGGGCATTGCCGCGGCGTCAACTCAAAGATTTCCTGGACCCAGATTGAGACGGGCTCCGCGATTACCTGGAAATATCCCAGCGTGATACTGCAAGGGGATAATTCCATAGGTGAATTCTATTCGGTCGCCCTGACTAACCATTGCCAACAGGCTGACACCGGCACCAAAATGATTCACATGGGTAAAAATACCCGCAGCACCATTATCTCGAAAGGCATTGCCGCCGGCCGCGGCCAAAACACATATCGCGGACTGGTGCGCATGCTGCCTGGCGCCGCGAATGCCAGGAATTATACCCAGTGTGACTCCCTGCTGCTGAGTTCCACGTGCGGCGCGCATACCTTTCCTTACATAGAAGTAAAAAACCCCAGCGCGCGCGTAGAGCATGAAGCGTCCACTTCCAGGATTGGCGAAGACCAACTATTTTATTGCCGTCAGCGCGGACTGAAAACAGAAGACGCGATCAACATGATAGTCAATGGTTTTTGCAAACAGGTATTCAAGGAATTGCCCATGGAATTTGCTGTTGAAGCGCAAAAGCTGCTGGAAGTCAGCCTGGAAGGAAGCGTTGGCTGAAGCGGATAATTCATGCGTGGCGAGGGATTCCGTGCGCTTTTAAACATGCTCAGGGAAGATTACTCACATTATTTAAGTTATTTAAGACAGGCTAGAGAAATGTTACAGATAAAAAACTTGCAAGTGACCATTCAAGATGAAAAGCAAAATCTCAAGACGATCTTGCGCGGCGTGGATTTGTCCATCAAGCCGGGTGAAGTACACGCGATCATGGGCCCTAACGGTTCGGGAAAAAGCACGCTCGCGAATGTGCTTGCAGGACGGGAAGACTATCAGGTGACTGGCGGCAGCGTGACTCTCAATGACGAGGATTTATTGTCGCTTGAGCCGGAAGAGCGCGCAGCCAGGGGTTTATTTCTCGCGTTTCAGTATCCGACGGAAATACCCGGCGTGAATAACATGTATTTTTTGCGCACGGCGCTTAATGAATCCCGCAAACGCAATAATCTTCCGCCGCTGGATGCCGCTGATTTTTTAATGCTGGTCAAAGCCAGGCTTAAGGAAGTCGGACTGGATGAAACGTTTATGCATCGCGCGGTCAACGAGGGATTTTCCGGGGGTGAAAAAAAACGCAACGAAGTGCTGCAAATGATGATGCTGGAACCGGGTTTTCTGATTCTCGATGAAACCGATTCCGGGCTGGACATAGACGCGCTGCAAATGGTGGGCCGTTGTGTCAACAGCTTGCGTAACGCCAACCGCATGATTCTGGTCGTGACGCACTATCAGCGCCTGCTGGACTATATCCAGCCTGATGTGGTGCATGTGATGGCCAATGGCAGAATTCTCAAATCCGGTGACAAGTCTCTGGCGCATGAGCTTGAAAACAAGGGCTACGGCTGGCTTGAAAGCGAGATTAAATCATGAATGTGACGGCTACAATTCCGACATGGCTGCAGAAAGACAAGACGGTCGATTCCCTGGCTCACGCGCCAGAGTGGCTTAATGATTTCCGTCAGCGCCATTGGAATGCGTTTCTTAAAAACGGATTGCCCACACGCAAGGACGAACGCTGGAAATATACGGATCTGGGTTTTTTGTCGCAACAACATTACTCAACCGCCCGTCGAATAGAGCCATCCCGATTGACGGACGTGATCCATCAACACCGGCTTCAGCGCTGCGAAAGCATTATGCTGGTGCTGGTGAACGGTTACTTCATGAGTGAATTGTCTGATCTCTCCAGGCTGCCCGCGAATGTGATTGCCTGCAGCGTGGCGGAAGCGCTGATAAAACAGGCGGAACAGGCGCAAACCGCCTTGTCACGGACGATTGACGCGCAAAAATATCCTTTTGCAGCGCTGAATGCGGCCATGTTTGTCGACGGACTGTTTTTATCCGTGCCGGAGGATTGCGAACTGGATGTTCCGGTGCATTTGCTTTCTCTGGTTATAGGCGAGGATAACCTCATCGCCCACCCGCACCATCTGATAGCCTTGGGCAAGAATAGCCGGTTGACGCTGGTGGAAGAATATTTTTCCCTGTCCAGCCAGGCTTACATGATGAATGTCGTCACTTCCGTCACGCTGGACGAACACGCCAGGCTGCAGCATATCA contains these protein-coding regions:
- the sufC gene encoding Fe-S cluster assembly ATPase SufC — translated: MLQIKNLQVTIQDEKQNLKTILRGVDLSIKPGEVHAIMGPNGSGKSTLANVLAGREDYQVTGGSVTLNDEDLLSLEPEERAARGLFLAFQYPTEIPGVNNMYFLRTALNESRKRNNLPPLDAADFLMLVKARLKEVGLDETFMHRAVNEGFSGGEKKRNEVLQMMMLEPGFLILDETDSGLDIDALQMVGRCVNSLRNANRMILVVTHYQRLLDYIQPDVVHVMANGRILKSGDKSLAHELENKGYGWLESEIKS
- the sufD gene encoding Fe-S cluster assembly protein SufD translates to MNVTATIPTWLQKDKTVDSLAHAPEWLNDFRQRHWNAFLKNGLPTRKDERWKYTDLGFLSQQHYSTARRIEPSRLTDVIHQHRLQRCESIMLVLVNGYFMSELSDLSRLPANVIACSVAEALIKQAEQAQTALSRTIDAQKYPFAALNAAMFVDGLFLSVPEDCELDVPVHLLSLVIGEDNLIAHPHHLIALGKNSRLTLVEEYFSLSSQAYMMNVVTSVTLDEHARLQHIKIQQEGRQAVHMANSFVNQKKDSHASFVNFSTGGTFARDDLVIGLREPGADCHTGGFYRLRHENQYIDNHVDIDHAAQRSNSEMLYKGIIDARARAVFNGRLHVERNAQKILAYQANHNLLLSREAEVYSKPELEIYADDVKCKHGATTGQLDHEALFYLRSRGIDRETAVNMLLSGFADEIIQRVEHPGIRLRVQEAI
- the sufB gene encoding Fe-S cluster assembly protein SufB, producing the protein MANKLIKEVVNQQYPYGFVTQIESDTIPPGLTEDIIRLISAKKNEPAFMLEWRMNAFRHWQTLSPPTWAHVHYQPIDYQDIIYYSAPKSAESGPKSLDEVDPKLLETYKKLGIPLHEQSRLAGVAVDAVFDSISVATTFKARLAEAGVIFCPFSEAVLKYPELVEKYLGTVVPYRDNFFAALNSAVFSDGSFVFVPKGVRCPMELSTYFRINTAKSGQFERTLIIAEEGSYVSYLEGCTAPMRDENQLHAAVVELIALDNAQIKYSTVQNWYPGDEEGRGGIFNFVTKRGHCRGVNSKISWTQIETGSAITWKYPSVILQGDNSIGEFYSVALTNHCQQADTGTKMIHMGKNTRSTIISKGIAAGRGQNTYRGLVRMLPGAANARNYTQCDSLLLSSTCGAHTFPYIEVKNPSARVEHEASTSRIGEDQLFYCRQRGLKTEDAINMIVNGFCKQVFKELPMEFAVEAQKLLEVSLEGSVG